In the Anaerolineales bacterium genome, one interval contains:
- a CDS encoding LysE family translocator produces MGAQMIDAEFLLTSLVVVLVPGTGVIYTVSTGLALRWRASIAAAIGCTAGIVPHLTASIFGLSVILHNSAVIFQILKITGTLYLLFLAWSMWQDTGAIQLDGQASNKNAFQIILRGILINLLNPKLALFFFAFLPQFISADVSSPTQQMIGLGALFMLMTLIIFILYGILASGVSAYLLNSPRAMRYVQRTFALVFAVLALKLALSDA; encoded by the coding sequence ATGGGTGCGCAGATGATCGATGCCGAGTTTCTACTCACTTCCCTCGTCGTCGTTCTCGTTCCCGGAACGGGCGTCATCTACACCGTTTCGACGGGACTTGCGCTGCGCTGGCGAGCGAGCATCGCAGCGGCAATCGGCTGCACGGCGGGAATCGTTCCGCACCTGACGGCCAGTATTTTCGGTCTCTCGGTGATCCTGCATAACAGCGCAGTCATCTTCCAGATCTTGAAGATCACCGGGACGTTGTATCTGCTCTTTCTCGCCTGGTCGATGTGGCAGGATACGGGCGCAATCCAATTGGACGGCCAAGCGAGCAACAAGAATGCATTCCAAATCATACTTCGAGGGATCTTGATCAACCTTCTCAACCCGAAGCTGGCGCTTTTCTTCTTCGCTTTCCTTCCGCAATTCATTTCGGCGGATGTATCTTCCCCCACGCAGCAGATGATCGGCCTGGGTGCGCTTTTCATGCTCATGACCCTGATCATTTTCATTTTGTATGGCATTCTGGCCAGCGGTGTCAGTGCTTATCTGTTGAACTCCCCCAGGGCAATGCGATACGTGCAGCGCACTTTTGCCCTGGTCTTTGCGGTATTGGCGCTGAAATTGGCCTTGAGTGATGCGTAA
- the ald gene encoding alanine dehydrogenase — protein MIIGVPREIKPDEYRVGMLPVGAELLVKDGHEVLIEREAGLESGYPDQDYIDAGATIEDSWEAIYAKSELVLKVKEPQPKEIDKLGKGQILFCYFHFASSRELTEDCLQSGISAVAFETLADEQGRLPLLTPMSEVAGKMSVQEGAKSLEKQRHGRGVLLGGVTGVKPANVLILGAGVVGTAATQVAAGMGANIIVMDINLDRLRYLEEVMPPNVTTVFSDPHAIAYHAKYADLIVGAVLIPGGKTPVLITREIIRTMKRGAVLVDVSIDQGGCFETSRPTTHSDPTYLVDGVVHYCVANIPGAVSRTSSQALGHATLPYCRQLAKLGLDSFLALSEGHRESLNMRDGKLVHPALLGAFPDLGG, from the coding sequence GTGATTATCGGGGTGCCGCGTGAGATCAAGCCCGATGAGTATCGCGTCGGGATGTTGCCGGTAGGTGCGGAGCTGCTGGTCAAGGACGGTCATGAGGTGCTGATCGAGCGGGAAGCCGGACTCGAAAGCGGCTATCCCGACCAGGATTACATCGACGCCGGAGCGACCATCGAGGATTCCTGGGAAGCGATCTATGCAAAATCGGAATTGGTCCTCAAGGTCAAGGAGCCGCAGCCCAAGGAAATCGACAAACTCGGAAAAGGCCAGATCCTGTTCTGCTACTTTCATTTCGCCAGCTCCCGGGAGCTGACGGAAGACTGTCTCCAATCGGGCATTTCGGCCGTGGCGTTTGAAACCCTGGCGGACGAACAGGGCAGGCTGCCGCTGCTCACGCCCATGAGCGAGGTGGCGGGCAAGATGTCTGTCCAGGAGGGAGCCAAATCCCTCGAAAAGCAGCGGCACGGCCGCGGCGTCCTGCTCGGCGGCGTCACCGGCGTCAAGCCGGCCAACGTACTCATCCTCGGCGCCGGCGTCGTAGGCACCGCCGCCACACAGGTCGCGGCGGGAATGGGGGCCAACATCATCGTCATGGACATCAACCTCGACCGCCTGCGCTATCTCGAAGAAGTGATGCCGCCCAACGTCACCACGGTTTTTTCCGATCCCCACGCCATTGCCTACCACGCCAAATACGCCGACTTGATCGTCGGCGCGGTGCTTATTCCGGGCGGGAAAACGCCGGTCCTGATCACCCGGGAAATCATCCGGACGATGAAACGCGGCGCCGTGCTGGTGGATGTCTCCATCGATCAGGGGGGCTGTTTTGAAACCAGCCGTCCCACGACCCACAGCGATCCCACGTACCTCGTCGACGGCGTCGTGCATTACTGCGTGGCGAACATCCCCGGCGCGGTGAGCCGAACCAGCAGCCAGGCTCTCGGGCACGCAACCCTGCCGTACTGCCGGCAGCTCGCCAAATTGGGTCTCGATTCTTTCCTCGCGCTCTCCGAGGGTCATCGAGAATCACTCAACATGCGCGACGGGAAACTGGTGCACCCTGCGCTTCTCGGAGCCTTCCCGGATCTTGGCGGGTGA
- a CDS encoding YdcF family protein, with product MWRFSFAGLIAFLAVSTIAIVWDGVTDELQRADVALVMGAKVKTDGTPSHRLTARLDTAADLFERGYFEYLIVSGGLGWEGYDEAQVMAAYLADHGVPEARIFIDSGGTDTFMTARNASRIMRTNDMHSVLVITQYFHVPRTKLTLKRFGVTPVYSVNATYWGLRDLLYIPREVMAYYYYLLRSYDQDVK from the coding sequence TTGTGGAGATTTTCGTTTGCCGGACTGATCGCATTTTTAGCGGTCTCCACCATAGCCATCGTCTGGGACGGCGTCACGGACGAACTGCAGAGAGCGGACGTCGCTCTCGTGATGGGCGCCAAAGTCAAGACCGACGGTACGCCCTCTCATCGTCTGACCGCGCGGTTGGACACGGCGGCGGACCTGTTCGAGCGGGGTTATTTCGAGTATCTGATCGTGAGCGGCGGCTTGGGTTGGGAAGGGTACGACGAAGCGCAGGTAATGGCGGCCTATCTGGCCGATCACGGGGTGCCTGAAGCGCGTATATTCATCGACAGCGGCGGAACGGACACCTTCATGACGGCGCGCAACGCTTCTCGAATCATGCGGACGAACGACATGCACAGCGTATTGGTCATCACACAGTACTTTCACGTTCCCCGGACGAAGCTGACTCTGAAGCGCTTTGGCGTGACGCCGGTGTATTCCGTCAACGCCACGTACTGGGGGCTGCGCGATCTGCTGTATATCCCCAGGGAAGTGATGGCATACTATTACTATCTCCTGCGCTCCTACGACCAGGATGTGAAGTGA
- a CDS encoding DUF3592 domain-containing protein encodes MGLIFGLVFTAIGLFALVRGVVHYRTGKASAAWPAVEGRVADATVEVSVSTDSDGMTSRQYTPHVVYTYSIGGQQYSSDQVNIGSKWHYPTRARAEAKLNYQTGQRVNVHYNPENPSQAVLEPGSTRGAWGTLLIGIVFSAAGVAIVIFNL; translated from the coding sequence ATGGGTTTAATCTTCGGTTTGGTCTTCACCGCGATCGGCTTGTTCGCTCTCGTACGGGGCGTCGTGCATTATCGCACGGGCAAGGCGAGTGCAGCCTGGCCGGCCGTCGAGGGACGAGTCGCCGACGCTACGGTGGAGGTGAGTGTGTCGACGGACTCGGATGGCATGACGAGCAGACAATACACGCCGCATGTGGTCTATACATACTCGATCGGCGGGCAGCAATACAGCAGCGATCAGGTCAACATCGGTTCGAAGTGGCATTATCCCACACGAGCCCGAGCGGAAGCGAAGTTGAACTATCAAACCGGGCAGCGCGTCAACGTCCATTACAATCCCGAAAATCCGTCCCAGGCCGTTCTGGAGCCCGGTTCGACGCGCGGCGCATGGGGGACTTTGCTCATCGGGATCGTGTTCAGCGCTGCGGGCGTGGCGATCGTAATCTTCAATCTCTAG
- a CDS encoding isoprenylcysteine carboxylmethyltransferase family protein: MRDKKMMISGVLITIGAVGQIGSAIAFHDPASNELRMNAGWFILMLSGLFGWLPIYTFRRLGSVEGRGYMRTSALVDRGIYGIVRHPQYLAGVLMAIALPLITWHWSVIVLGLIAAPIYYLNTYDEEEACINKFGDEYLDYVKRVPRMNFLSGLWRMIRRRTADDPSA; this comes from the coding sequence ATGCGCGATAAGAAAATGATGATTTCCGGTGTGCTCATTACGATTGGCGCCGTGGGGCAAATTGGGTCTGCCATTGCCTTTCACGATCCCGCGAGTAATGAATTACGCATGAATGCCGGCTGGTTCATCCTCATGCTTTCGGGATTGTTTGGCTGGCTGCCGATATACACGTTTCGACGCTTGGGAAGTGTGGAGGGACGTGGATACATGCGGACGTCGGCGTTGGTCGATCGTGGAATCTATGGAATCGTGCGCCACCCGCAGTATCTTGCGGGCGTTTTGATGGCCATTGCGCTGCCGTTAATTACCTGGCACTGGTCGGTGATCGTATTGGGGCTCATCGCCGCGCCGATATACTACTTGAATACGTACGATGAGGAGGAGGCGTGCATTAATAAGTTCGGGGATGAATATCTGGATTACGTGAAACGTGTGCCTCGCATGAACTTTCTTTCGGGTCTGTGGCGGATGATTCGCCGTCGGACCGCGGATGATCCATCGGCGTAG
- a CDS encoding maleylpyruvate isomerase N-terminal domain-containing protein — translation MDELLDRFQEIRTEFIDVLQQIPASKRTERLFNQWCLKDVVAHLAGWDRYFVDIADALEAGEEPAYWGSMAKFNAASVEKRKDQPWDSVFAEFVTNGEAFIQRCMQIPASMWAARFWNHKSITPVQMLEINIHHYEKDHLVKVKKILARFQ, via the coding sequence ATGGACGAATTGTTGGATCGGTTCCAGGAAATCCGCACCGAATTCATCGACGTCCTGCAGCAAATTCCCGCTTCGAAGCGAACGGAACGGCTCTTCAATCAATGGTGTTTGAAAGACGTCGTCGCCCATCTTGCGGGGTGGGATCGATACTTCGTCGACATCGCGGATGCACTGGAAGCCGGTGAGGAGCCTGCATACTGGGGGAGTATGGCGAAATTCAACGCAGCCTCGGTCGAAAAGCGGAAAGATCAACCCTGGGACTCCGTGTTCGCTGAATTCGTGACCAACGGCGAGGCGTTCATTCAACGCTGCATGCAAATCCCGGCATCGATGTGGGCCGCCAGGTTCTGGAACCACAAATCAATCACGCCTGTTCAAATGCTCGAGATCAACATCCATCATTACGAAAAAGACCATCTGGTAAAAGTGAAAAAGATACTGGCTCGCTTCCAGTAG